The following proteins are encoded in a genomic region of Streptomyces sp. NBC_01723:
- the ctaC gene encoding aa3-type cytochrome oxidase subunit II, whose protein sequence is MSPNGSDRSPRRPMRRKLLQALTAGLVLATATGCTYEDFPRLGLPTPTTEEAPRILSLWQGSWAAALATGVLVWGLILWSVFFHRRSRTKVEVPPQTRYNLPIEALYTMVPLVIVSVLFYFTARDESELLSLKKKPDVTVNVVGFQWSWCFNYVESVNGSSGDAKTSEELSAIPDRFKEDFPANAGGTYDCGTPSTRNPQTDNPGPTLWLPKGKTVRFVLTSRDVIHSFWVVPFLMKQDVIPGHTNAFEVTPNKEGTFLGKCAELCGVDHSRMLFNVKVVSPERYEQHLQDLVKKGQTGYVPAGIAQTSHEKNRETNNL, encoded by the coding sequence GTGAGTCCCAACGGCTCCGACCGCTCGCCGCGGCGCCCGATGCGGCGGAAGCTGCTGCAGGCACTGACCGCGGGCCTGGTCCTGGCGACCGCCACAGGTTGCACATACGAGGACTTCCCCCGCCTCGGCTTGCCCACCCCAACCACGGAAGAGGCTCCGCGGATCCTCTCCCTCTGGCAGGGATCCTGGGCTGCCGCGCTGGCCACCGGCGTGCTGGTGTGGGGCCTGATCCTGTGGAGTGTGTTCTTCCACCGGCGCAGCCGCACCAAGGTCGAGGTCCCTCCACAGACCAGGTACAACCTGCCCATCGAGGCGCTGTACACCATGGTTCCGCTCGTCATCGTCTCGGTGCTGTTCTACTTCACCGCGCGTGACGAGTCCGAGCTCCTGAGCCTCAAGAAGAAGCCCGACGTCACGGTCAACGTGGTCGGCTTCCAGTGGAGCTGGTGCTTCAACTACGTCGAGAGCGTCAACGGTTCCTCCGGTGACGCCAAGACCTCCGAGGAACTGTCCGCCATCCCGGACCGGTTCAAGGAGGACTTCCCGGCGAACGCCGGCGGCACCTACGACTGCGGTACCCCGAGCACGCGGAACCCGCAGACCGACAACCCCGGTCCGACCCTCTGGCTCCCCAAGGGCAAGACGGTTCGCTTCGTCCTGACCTCGCGTGACGTCATCCACTCCTTCTGGGTGGTGCCGTTCCTCATGAAGCAGGACGTCATTCCGGGCCACACCAACGCCTTCGAGGTGACCCCCAACAAGGAGGGCACCTTCCTCGGCAAGTGCGCCGAGCTGTGCGGCGTGGACCACTCCCGGATGCTGTTCAACGTGAAGGTCGTCTCCCCGGAGCGCTACGAGCAGCACCTCCAGGACCTCGTGAAGAAGGGGCAGACCGGTTACGTTCCCGCAGGCATCGCGCAGACGAGCCACGAGAAGAACCGGGAGACGAACAACCTGTGA
- a CDS encoding cysteine desulfurase/sulfurtransferase TusA family protein: MAYFDAASAAPLHSVAQQALLASLDEGWADPARLYREGRRARLLLDAAREAAAEAVGCRADELVFTPSGTRAVHSGVAGALAGRRRVGRHLIVSAVEHSSVLHAAEELERDGGTVTQVPVDRAGAVDAGAFAAALGDGTALACLQSANHEVGTEQPVARVAEACRAAGVPLLVDAAQSLGWGKVQGDWSLLTASAHKWGGPSGVGLLAVRKGVRFAPQGAADERESGRAPGFENLPAIVAAAASLRAVRAEAAQEAARLRELTERIRARVPGLVPDVEVVGDAVRRLPGIVTFSCLYVDGETLLHELDRAGFSVSSGSSCTSSTLTPSHVLKAMGVLTEGNVRVSLPPGTPAEDVERFLEVLPGAVAAVRERLGAPAAAESAPETGADLVVDAIGRRCPIPVIELAKVIGDVPVGGTVRVLSDDEAARLDIPAWCEMRGQEYVGEERADRGTAYLVRRIG; encoded by the coding sequence GTGGCCTACTTCGACGCTGCTTCCGCTGCACCCCTTCATTCCGTTGCCCAGCAGGCGCTGCTGGCCTCTCTTGACGAGGGGTGGGCCGATCCCGCGCGGCTCTACAGGGAGGGGCGCCGGGCGCGGCTGCTGCTCGACGCCGCCCGGGAGGCCGCCGCCGAGGCGGTGGGGTGCCGGGCCGACGAGCTGGTGTTCACCCCTTCGGGGACGCGGGCGGTGCATTCAGGGGTGGCGGGTGCGCTGGCCGGGCGGCGGCGCGTCGGACGCCACCTGATCGTGTCGGCCGTCGAACACTCCTCCGTACTCCACGCGGCCGAGGAGCTGGAGCGTGACGGCGGGACCGTCACCCAGGTCCCCGTGGACCGCGCCGGCGCGGTGGACGCGGGGGCCTTCGCCGCGGCCCTCGGTGACGGCACCGCGCTGGCCTGCCTCCAGTCGGCCAACCACGAGGTCGGCACCGAGCAGCCGGTGGCGCGGGTGGCGGAGGCCTGCCGGGCGGCGGGCGTGCCCCTGCTGGTGGACGCGGCCCAGTCGCTGGGCTGGGGGAAGGTGCAGGGCGACTGGTCGCTGCTCACGGCCAGCGCGCACAAGTGGGGCGGGCCCTCGGGGGTCGGGCTGCTGGCCGTACGCAAGGGGGTGCGGTTCGCGCCGCAAGGGGCGGCGGACGAGAGGGAGTCGGGACGGGCGCCCGGGTTCGAGAACCTCCCGGCGATCGTGGCCGCGGCGGCGTCGCTGCGGGCGGTGCGGGCCGAGGCCGCGCAGGAGGCGGCCCGGCTGCGGGAGCTGACGGAGCGGATCCGGGCGCGGGTGCCCGGCCTGGTGCCGGACGTCGAGGTGGTCGGCGACGCGGTGCGGCGGCTGCCCGGGATCGTCACCTTCTCGTGTCTCTATGTCGACGGGGAGACTCTGCTGCACGAGCTGGACCGGGCCGGCTTCTCCGTCTCGTCCGGGTCGTCCTGCACCAGCAGCACGCTGACGCCGAGCCACGTCCTCAAGGCGATGGGCGTGCTGACCGAGGGCAACGTCCGGGTGTCGCTGCCCCCGGGGACGCCGGCCGAGGACGTGGAACGGTTCCTCGAGGTGCTGCCGGGCGCGGTGGCCGCGGTGCGGGAGAGGCTGGGCGCGCCGGCGGCCGCGGAGTCCGCCCCGGAGACCGGGGCGGACCTCGTCGTGGACGCCATCGGCCGCCGCTGCCCGATCCCGGTCATCGAACTGGCCAAGGTCATCGGCGACGTCCCCGTCGGCGGAACGGTCCGAGTGCTGTCCGACGACGAGGCCGCCCGCCTGGACATTCCGGCATGGTGCGAGATGCGGGGCCAGGAGTACGTGGGCGAGGAGCGGGCGGACCGGGGGACGGCTTACTTGGTACGCCGGATCGGCTGA